The following is a genomic window from Oncorhynchus masou masou isolate Uvic2021 chromosome 6, UVic_Omas_1.1, whole genome shotgun sequence.
AGGAAGAAGCCATATGGGGAAAACTTAAGGGGGGGAGAAAAGTACATACATGGGTCCAGGACACTTGGAAAAATGTAAGATTGTCCCGGATGTGCATGCAATTTTCATCCAAATTATGAGTTCTATTGCGTAATTTAATTATTGATAAAAGTAGGCTGTTTTAAAGGCATTGGACCTATTTCAAGAAGCCGAATTGAAGAAAGGGCCTCCTGTTAGCAATGTCAGCATCATTCTTATCAATTATAAATAACATTTGCTGTTGCGCAATTTTATGTAGGCCTAGTTTATTGTAGGTTTTATATTGGAAATGCATTCACTAGCAAATGTTTAAACCAGCAACAGTAGAGAAAGCCTTGTTGTGTTAATTTCCCATAACCTCATTCCTACACCCCTACTTTAAGAGAATGGTATAGTCTTTAGATTTGCCCTCCCCTCCTTGAATTTTTGCTCCGCTCGGCTCAAATATTGATTGTGTGAGATAACGCCATTGAGCAGTGTAATCAAATCATCCTCACAAACATTGGAAGGTGTATAAATAACAAGCGCTCGTTTGCTTTTTAGTCGAAAGGTATGAAAGGAAAGCAGTGTATACCTCATTTCCTCGTGTATTCGCTTTTAACGTGAAGACATCCATGGATACAGGTGACAACAGACGTAGACGGGCGAGGAGTGTGAGAGCCAAAATAACTGGTACGCAAGATGCGTCTGCGAAAAGGGAAAATGCAAACGTCCTAAGATCTTTGAGTGTTGGGAATACAGACGACAATGATGCCATGGAGGATGACGCTGGCTTTATCAAAAATTGGAGTTTGGAGCGAAAGGTCATGGCTCCGCGGTACAGTTTACTCCGTGAGGTCGGAAGGGGCAGCTATGGCGTTGTCTATGAAGCGATTGCACGGAGGTCGGGTGCAAGCGTTGCAGTAAAGAAACTTCGATGCGATGCACCAGAAAATGTCGAGCTTGCCTTGGCAGAATTCTGGGCCCTGGCTAGCCTTGAGAAACGACACGAGAATGTGGTGCAATTGGAAGAATGTGTGCTACAAAGAAACGGTATGGCTCAGAAAATGAGTCATGGGAACAAGAGATCCAAACAATACTTGCGGTTGGTGGAGACGTCATTAAAAGGTATCCTGCCTATGATGATTGTGTGGAAATCacagttatttatttatatatatatatatatatatatatatatatatatatctcaattCACGTTACGTCATTGCTCTATGCCGGCAGCTGTCTTATGGTATATGGTGGGCATTTTGTGTCGGTTCCATTGTCTATTCAGTTCAACGAAAGTGTAAAATGAAACCAATGCGTGGAAGAGATTCTTTATTTTTGTCCTCCAGTGAAGACGTAACCTAATTTAGATGTATTATAGTGGCCTCTTTTTGTCAAGCCATTGATTATCATATCCACTAGACTGGGACGTTTTAATATTCTAGTAGTATGAACACCATAGATTTTGACGCTCACCGGTAATTTTCAAGATCATTCGAGACGGTATAGCCTAGGTCAGGTTGAAGTGAAATGCTTGGAAACGATGTTACAATGAAGCAGCAATTGCATCAGTTATTATCCGGTCTTGTGAGCTGTTTTTGTTGTTACGTGAATACTTACATCTGAATGCTTTTGATCAAAGCCATTTGAGATACGTGAGTTGGTGTCACGTACCAGCTCTCATTGGGGGTCTTTGTGAGTGTCGTCATCTTGGTTCACTGAATGGAAGCCTCTTTAATGGCTGTGTCGCCCTCTGTCACAATGCTGGCCCTCTCTGTTATGCAAGTGCTATTAGCCAGGCCATACCATACTCTGTAAGCCCTAGGGTTCACCGTGAAATATTTGTTTTCATTACAGTATAGAATGTCAATTTGCTTTTTGTTTTGAAGCCTTAAGTTTACCTTAAACTTAATTTATCCACAGAGGACAGATAATGATTGAGGTTCTCATTCTTCGCACGTACATAATTTGTATCCTGTTTTCATGTAGGACCAGGACGATACCAGTAATCGCGATACTCTTTAGTATTGTGGCAAGGAAATAAAACATGAACAGGTTTTAACCGCCCTAGTGTTGTAAACAAACATTAATTATGGTGTCATctagtcacatttatttattgttCCCAGGTAGGGCACACTATTTAACATGTATCAGGTTTTAAAGGACTAAAGAATAAGGTCTGCTTCGTGTCCATTTTTGCCGTGGAAAGAATAACGCAATAAGGCTATTGTCACAGCCCTAGTTTCTGGTAGGCATAATTGCTGTATTTTATAGTGGGTCAAGGTCTTGACAGTTTGCTATGAGTGCATTCTTTTACCACTCTTTCCACTCACAAGTTCAACTGCCTTGTCATGTGAAGTAATTTCTCTTGTTTGTATTCAAATTAGTACCTATGATAGGATCACAGTTCGCCTGATTTGATTGCCTCATTAATGTTGTGTTTAACCCTTTCGCCTGTTTGTCTTTAAATGGGGGCATAGTGAAGAAGTGATATCTGCAAATGCTTGTCTATAATATAGCCTAGGTTAATATGTATTAATGTAGGCCTAGGTTAATATGTATTAATGTAGGCCTAGGTAATATTAGGCTTATAAGAAGTTTGTGTAGCACCATAGTCATATCTGTACCTGTTAGACGGCATTGTGTTGACAGTATACAAACAAGAGAACATTCAAGCTACTCCAAACCTGTTTTTTTAACAGCCTGGCCCACTTGTAATTCCTATATTTTGCAGCTTGTCACAACCTTTtttcctggaacacacacaccctagatAATGGGAGCTGGATTAACTGAGGTTATAGACTGAAATGTCCAATATGACTTCCTTGGCGATGGATTTTGTAATTAAAGCATCCTATGTGTAAATTGTGTAATATTATTCAGTTTGGGTATTAAACTGTGATCAGAAAAGAGAACTTCTTCATTACCTAGTCATGATTGTCTTTTTGTCAAGCTAATCACTCATCTATTTATAATTTCCTTTATTTTTCACAGTATTGGCTCATTTGGTATCCATGGTTCTGTAAGGTAGGGGTTCGTTTTACTGTTTAGTACTGCTGTACTTTTTTTGATTCGTGTCCATCCATTGCAGGTGAGCGAGTGCTGAGCCACCCAGAGGAGCCCTGCTACCTTTGGTTCGTCATGGAGTTCTGTGAAGGTGGAGACCTGAACCAGTTCATCCTGTCGCGACGACCTGACCCGCTGACCAACAACAGTTTCATGCTCCAGCTCACCAGTGCCGTGGCCTTCCTGCATGAAAACAACATTGTCCACCGAGACCTCAAGCCTGACAACATCCTCATCTCTGAAAAGTCGGGGACACCAGTTCTCAAAGTCGCCGATTTCGGCCTCAGCAAGGTGTGTGCTGGCCTAGGGGGCGCTGGGAAGGACGACGAGGGCGAAGACAAGAACAAAAACGTTGTCAACGTCAACAAGTTCTGGTTGTCGTCGGCATGCGGCTCAGACTTCTACATGGCACCCGAGGTGTGGGAGGGCCACTACACGGCCAAGGCGGACATCTTCGCCCTTGGCATCATCATCTGGGCAATGCTGGAGCGGATCACCTTTATCGACGCTGAGTCCAAGCGCGAGCTCCTGGGAACTTACGTGAGGCAGGGCGCTGACATCGTGCCAGTTGGCGAGGCACTGCTAGAGAACCCAAAGATGGTACTGAACATCCCGCAGAAGCGCAAGTCCTCCATGTCAGATGGGGTGAAGAAACTTTTGCAGGACATGCTGTCGGTCAACCCGCAGGACCGGCCCGATGCGCTTGAGCTACACAACAGGATGGACCAGCTCACATGTGCTGCGTGACCCCCCCCCCGAGAATCGGAACTAGAACTCTTCCCCAGGTACTTATCCAAACATTTAATCTTTTGTCTTGTTTTTGCATTGTCTACAATCAATGGTTGTTTCACGCTGGTTGTTTTGTCTAGATGTACTTTATTATTCACAAGCACTGTTCTGTTGACAGATTAGCTTTGAAAGATGCCTCTGTAGCCCAGTAGAGAGGTATGCTTAGTGACAGAAGGTTCTGGTCAGGGCATCGGCTCATAAGTTACAAATGTTTGTGCTGCCTGCTCCCCAGATGTTTTCAACTGAATTCCTTTAGCTCCAGCAGTTTAAACTGGTTGAGGAGTCCAGGGCTTTCTTCCTCATCCCAGCTGAAGGGCAGAGTTATTTCTATGTAGAGAGACACTAGTGAAAACATACGTGCAAAGAGGTTAGTTAATggaaaatgtaatacattttttataatcaaggCACGTCTTGCATATAACTGCATCCTTGATTTGTTTTGTTCATAACACCACTTAGGAAAAACTTATCAGAACAGGAAACACAAACTGCTGTTAAGTCAATGATCCCTATGGGAAACGGCTTGGATTATGTCAGGGCTTGACTGAACAGCGTGTACTGTATGTCCTCTATAGATGTATCCATGTGTAGAGAAGAGCGCTGTTCTCAGTAGATATAGACTGTTTGTGTGAGGGTCATTTCCATGaccaccaacatgtgaagttcatagtAGCATGGagcgcaggtagcctagtggttagagtgttgggccagtaaccgaaaggttgctggatcgaatcccgagctgacaaggtaaaaatctgtcattctgcccctgaacaaggcagttaatctaCTGTTCCCCAGTAATccaacattgtaaataagaatttgttcttaactgacttgccttgttaaataaaggttcaattaaaaaatctCCATGGACAGAGAGCTGAGGCTTTAAATCCCCTTTAAACCAGTTACATAACAGGTTGGTGAGAAATAGGACGGCATCAGTAGGCAAGAATCTGCCACTGGCAGCCAAACAATGACAATCTGCATACAGTCCTCAGTGGTAAACGCAATGGATTTCAAATAACTGCAGAATATATGGAATACACTAAAATTACTCTGTGGATGGAttcatggggatcctaataaaatactaaaataTTATAGAACCTAGGCCTTCCttcagcaaaggaccatgtggaTTTAAATCTCTCATGAGTCTTAATAATTCACATACAAGCGACTGTACTCCGACTGTAGAATTTGGCCAGTATATAAATCTACCCTCCCCACCCGCCGAATTGTCAAATGTGACCCGGTGGAGCTACTGTCACTGAAGTTCAAGTAGAATTTTCCTATTCCTTTTTGATGTAAATGTCATGTTTTATAGAAGGGTTCAGACTTTTCCATTTTTGAGGGGGTGGGGGTCTTGTTTTTCAGAAACAACTAACTTACTCGTGTAGTATCAAGGCATGTAAAATACATGAACAAAAAACACCCAAATACGTCCTTTTAGAAACGGACACACTCACTATAGTGATGGTCTTTAGATGTATTATACATGAAATTGTCATTCCAAACTTTATCCGCAACGCTATATTCCATTTTGTGCATCACAAGCCGTTTCCTCTACCAGCTGTGCTGCGTGGGCTGTTTCTGTACTATAAAGACACACTCGGCCTCCACAACTGTGTGGGGGAAATGGCTCAACCAAAATTGATTATAACGTTGCGGATAAAGTTTAATGACACAATTTAATGTTTACAACATCTAAAGACTTACATCACTATACTGAGAGTGTGTCCGTTTCGAAAAGGATGGTGGGTGTTTTTGTTCCATGTCTTTTGTGTGTCCCGATACCGCACAACAAGCAATGAGGAAGTGAATCGCGGCTGGGCAAAGTTTccacaaaaaaaaaagaagaaaaaaaagtctgGACCCTTCTATAACAAGCCATTTACATCAAAAATAGAGATTTTCTTCAGAAAATGGCAAATTCTCCTTCAACCTGGTCCTTATACCTTTTCTAGTACCTTCTATCAGGAAGCCAGGCTTTAGAAGAAGCAAGGTTGTCATGTCTGGAAAATGGTACCTGTAATCAAGTTAATAAAATGTCCAGTGCAGTGCCTAACTAACAAAATCACACTGTCACAAACTAGCTTCTTCATATTTAAGGTGATGTCACATACAACCCAAATATGACcctattactgggttgtgttttTGCTGAGTAATGATATGATAAAACAGTGCTATTGCGTCTTCGTGTCATGTTAGGGCCAAGTTTCATTCAGCTGGGGTTTGTGGCTCAGACCCAGACAATGGTCCCACTGCAGTGGCTGCTGCAGATGAGTGGGACATGTAGGTAGTAGCCTGGTAATGGTCTGCAGCAGGACGGACCACTGCTGCATTGACTCAGCAATACTAAACACTGACCTAGGCCACACGAGTCTGGTTTTGTAGGCTATAGTAAGATTAATGTATTTATTGTAGTGAATATGGCTGTTTATCAATCTGTTTTTACACACTCCATGCCTGTCTTTCAGACTATGTAAACACACTGGTGAGTGTATAGCCCCTCAGACTAGCTGGTGGTTTGACCAGTTCAGATGTCCTCCGTATGGCCAGTGTGAAAGACCTGGGTGTTTGTTTACCCTGGCCCGCATTCAGAGAAGGATTTCTGTGTGCAGTGTTAAGAGCCTCTAGTGTTTTAATGTCTCACGCTAGCTGCCGCTGACCCATTTGCGCTTAAGCCACACATTTAGGTCATATAACCCATTTAGGTTATGCAACTGAAAAAGTCAGCTGGCTTGACATAACAGTAGGTTTTTTAATAGCTTAGTCATTGAGATTAAATTGTTTATGGTTAGGTGTGAATGCTCTCAATTGTGGTTTTAGAGTGTGTTCTTTTGTCTTGGCCCTGAACTCCTACTCCTGCCACCCACACAACCTCGTGATGGAGAGGTTGGAAGGCCTAGCTACAAGGCTACATCTCTTTTTCCTGCGCACCtttgggtttttttttttttaaacaatcttGCTTAATACAATTTTTTGATCGAATATATCCACTTTTATGTTATGAACATTCTTTGCATGTTAGCTCAGACTTAAATtatgcatttattttattttttcccccTTGTCTCCTCAGGTACCACTTTCAAACTTCCTGGACCCAATGAATCAGTGGAAGTACACTTTACTTTGGAAGACTGTGAAATATCTACCGTGAGAAAAGAAAAAGGAAGCATTCGAGACAACTGCTAATTGATACCGCAAATGGAATTAGTATTCTATCAGTACAGTTCTCTCAACCTATATTGTTACAGGGAATGTTTTACTTGGTCTGAAATTAATTGTAGAATAATGATTACACATGTACTCCATTTGTATTGATATACCTGTTATATCTGCTGCTTTGTAGTAGGATGGCCATGTTTGGTTGTTTGTTTGTCCTGAATGTGTCTGTTTTGGGTTTACCCTGTGAACCGGTGGCACTGTGTATCAAGACACGTTTGATATATGTTCAACACCTTGGCCACTTTGTGTGCATGCTTCACTGACACCCCACCATCTTGCCCCATCTTCCATTGACAAACTACATTATCCTACTGACAGCTTTTCATCCAGTTTCACTTTAACTTGTCCATCACTTGAAGGCATGACATAAAATGGTGAGCAAATTGTTGATTTGAAACCAGTGgactgaaaatatatattttttacagatGGTCTGTGCACCTTTGCTTAAATGATTTAAATCCAAGTAGCCTTTTTTATTATGCCCCACCGTGCCTTGATAATCATCTGAAAGTGGGATTGAAATTACCATTTTAATTGTTTTCTTTAATTTGAATTTTGACTTTTTGGGGAGGGGTTTGGAAAGTGTGCA
Proteins encoded in this region:
- the LOC135541400 gene encoding serine/threonine-protein kinase 35-like — protein: MDTGDNRRRRARSVRAKITGTQDASAKRENANVLRSLSVGNTDDNDAMEDDAGFIKNWSLERKVMAPRYSLLREVGRGSYGVVYEAIARRSGASVAVKKLRCDAPENVELALAEFWALASLEKRHENVVQLEECVLQRNGMAQKMSHGNKRSKQYLRLVETSLKGERVLSHPEEPCYLWFVMEFCEGGDLNQFILSRRPDPLTNNSFMLQLTSAVAFLHENNIVHRDLKPDNILISEKSGTPVLKVADFGLSKVCAGLGGAGKDDEGEDKNKNVVNVNKFWLSSACGSDFYMAPEVWEGHYTAKADIFALGIIIWAMLERITFIDAESKRELLGTYVRQGADIVPVGEALLENPKMVLNIPQKRKSSMSDGVKKLLQDMLSVNPQDRPDALELHNRMDQLTCAA